One Zymoseptoria tritici IPO323 chromosome 5, whole genome shotgun sequence genomic window, GAACACACCTCAGCCATACAGTCCAGAGCTTTCAAGTATCATCCATCCATATATAAAACCTGTCAAAACTATGCACATACCGCTACAGACTCCCATTCAAATATGCACACCTAACAGTCAAAGCCCTTCCTGCCGAACACTCCATTCCCACATCCATAAACTCGCCCTCACTTTTCCATATGTCCAAGTCCCTCACCCAAGCTTTTCCAACCGCAGAGTTCCATCTCTTTCTCCGCTCAGCCTCCTCATACTCTCATCCGCACACCCCGGTTGATATGATCAAACACTCCGCGCAAGAACCCTCCAATTCCTCCGCCACTGCCGCCACTGCTCGAAAAACCAGAGCCGAGCGTCGGGTAATCTACTCGCAAGCCGCAAGAATCAGCAAAAAAGTCCACAAAAGAAGGACAACAAACAACCGTCAATCCATTCCTCCCGCCGGACGAACAAGAAGTCAAGCATATGCCCACCCAGACACCAAACGAAGACAGAAAAAAGAAGGAAAAGAATTCACTCACCCCTCCCCTTCCCATCCGCCACAAGCGCAATCAACGCCGCCCCAACTCCACTCCCATCCTTCGCGATCCCAATCCTCACCTTCCTCTCCCCCGTCTTCCCAATtttctccacctccctcaacGCTTCCCGGATATACTCTTCAAACCTGGGATAAAACTCCACCAAACTGCCATCAACGCCCACATCCACTATATCGTCTTCATTGACCTCCAAATTCGCGTCGTTGTCCGTGGCGATGTCCGTTGGTTTCGAGAGCTTGTCTGTAGCAATGACGATTGCAGCGATGGCCACGGCGGAAAGGCGGGCGGCTCGTTTCCCgactgcggcggcgatgagacGGACTGCTTCCGCGTCTTCGGCtgaggcggcggagacgCCGTAGTCTTTGTCGAGGGTCTGGCGGGTGACTTTTAGTCCTGCGGAGGTGTCACCtgtggcgatggagaggaaggaagagTCGAGGCCCCATTGTTTGTATAGTGGGGAGTCCGCCGCGAcgttggtggtggagtgcACGTCGTTTTGATTGCTGTTCTCATCGGTGAAGAGGGGAACGGCCGGGTCCTTGAGCAGAGCCAGCAGTGCCCTTCGGAGGATCTCGCCCAGAAACATGCCCGAGACGCGTTTTTCGAACATTTGGATACCCGGATTGACACTTTCCGCGTCGAGGGCTTTGTCATAAGGGGTCTGAGGCAGAACAGAGAGGTGGTTGTCGAAGCTGCCCCATTCCGTATTGATGATCATCTCGCCCGTGGAGTCGTCGACTTCGGCCGCGGAGGCGTCGAGTTTCGTGACTTTGCTGAGTTTCTCGACGTAGGCGCCGTTCGTGCCCGTGCCGAAAATGGCCCCGAGGAGGGTGCCCGTCTTGCCAGGCGAGGTGTATGACCTCGCCATGAGAGTACCAACGGTATCGTTCACCAACGCGGCGACTCGTACAGGAAGACCGAGGCGATCAATCTCGTCTTGCAGCAAAGCGCAGACGTCCTTGCCAATAGCATCGGGGATGTCGAAGCCTTTCGTCCAGCGGATGAGTGTACCCTTATTGATCCCAAACTGCTGCACCGGAAAGCTGAACGTAAAGCCCAAGCTGAAAATATCCTGCTCGATATCTCCACcgcccttcctcttctctttATGACTTTCATAATGCTCTTCATGATGTTCCTTCAGAAACGCCTCAATCTGCTTTGCCAAAAACGCAAATAATTCCCGACTCGTCTTCGCGACCATCAACTCCTTCGGAATCGCAACTTTACTCTGCGTCAAGCTGAATGTGCTGTTCCCATGCAGCTGGATCGAACACACGCGGAAATTCGTGCCGCCCAGATCGACGGCCATGTAGAGACCTTTTTCCGTGCCATTGGGAACGGCGGTCACGTAGGTCGGGATTTGAGACATGGTGGCTCCGCTCTTGCCGAGTCCTTCGTCCATTTCGCGGATGAACTCGGTCACGCCGCGGTTGACGTCGGAGGCGGAGTATTCGAATTCGGCGGCGACCCGCTCGGCGGCTTGTTGGAGGGCCATGCTGCGTGGGGAGGAGTGGTAGAGGCTGCTGTCGCCGGGAATATGAGGTGGAGCGCGGCAGTAAAGCTCGTGGATGAATGGGTTCGGAGCCGGGCAAGAGAGTGGTACCGAGGGTTGCTGGTGGTCGTGGAAGCGGAAGAGGGAGTATCGAGAGAGGTATGGGAGGAGTACAGCGAGGAGTAAGACTGTGAGAAGGCTGACGAGAGTGGTGGTGCTCGCTAGAGGATTGAGACGGAAGAGGAaaggcttcttcttcccacGAAGATCACGCAGGAAGGGGAGCTCGACTTGGACTTTGTCTTTGGCAAGCTTGGTCTGGAAGAGCTCTCGACGGTGAGCTTCGGGGTGGGTGGGCTGGGAGAGGGTacggcggtggtggaatGCCAGGGTGGgtatcgaggaggagggtgggcCAGAGGAGCAAGGTACCCCAGCAGGAAGCTATTGAAGGAGGGGAGGAGCAGCGGAAGGAAGCAGAAGAGAGCAAGACagcaggaagaggaggggaggaagtaTATGCACGCTGGCGGGAGGGATCTTGGACAATTACGAGATGCGTATGGTGGGCAGAGacgaaagagagagagagatgcAGCAAGCCAAAGTGTGGAGTCGATGCCAGCCTCGAGGTCACTTTCACGCTTCAAAATGCGGGGACCCACCGACAAGGGCGAGGCGGACTGCCACGTGAACACCACACGGTCAATATGTCAACTTGATATACCAAGAGCAGTCTGTCTATTGTCTGGAATGTTGCTTCCACGTCAGATGAGagacctcctcgtcttcttcacaACGATCATGGACGAGGCCGAAGAACTCCACTCCGCACCCACTACCGGCCCTTCCACGGCGGCACAAGGCGGCTCTGCAGAAATGCCTGCTTAGTCTCTTGACGACGTCACAGAACGGCTGGGATGATGAGAGCTGGATGTCGGTCGTCCGTAGCTTGTCGCGTGCATGTTGAAAAGAAGATTTCGCTATCCTTCAAGCTTCTGTATTCGCCTTCTCCCAAAAGCCATATCCCGAACTGCTGGAGGGACTGTCGCGGCCTACGAGCCTTTCCGCAAAACTCCATACGCCCACGCTATGACCCAATCCCAATATTCTTCATTCCTCAAATGTCCCTCCAACTAGGCTGCTGTCCGTACGGCACAACAGGCACCGCCGGCTTTCTCTGCACACCTCCATACGGCTGATACTGCTGCGGCTGCTGAGGCAAAGCATCCTCTCTCACCGGACTCGCGACATCATTGGTGCGATACGACGGCGCCGCAATACTCGGCTCGTAAGCCCTCGAGTAagcctgctgctgcggctgtGGGTCGTACTGCGGCTGTGGACTGTACTGAGATTGCTGAGCGTACTGCTGTTGCGGCGGCTGGTACTGCGCATGCCTGTCATCGCCCGGGTAGAAACTCGCAGCGCCATTGCTGTACTGTCGCGTTGGTGGAGCGACGACGGATGTGGACGAGTACATGTTCTGCCGCGACTGCGATCCATGCTGTGAGTAGGGAGAGTTGAATTGCGCCTGCGATCCACCATTCTGCGGGTAAGGAGTATTGAATTGCGCCTGCGATCCACCATTCTGCGAGTACGGAGTGTTGAATTGCGCCTGCGATCCATTCGGCGAGTAAGGCGACGTCGTCTGCTGGTATCCTTGCCCAGAGTATGGACCTCCACCAGGGGAGCGCTGCTGGTGCagcggcgatgaagaggcGTACTCTTGGTATGGCGTTGCGTGTGCGTGCTGCGCTTGCATTCCTCCGGCGCCCAAGTCTcctgcttcctccttcccgCTGTTGTAGTAGCGGTCGTGCGGACTTGTCGCTGATCCCGTCACAAGACCTGTCTCTTGCTGCGCGTGGCTCGTGTTCAGTTTCTCCATTTCCACGTCCGGCTCTTCAACCGGTTCTTCGACGTAGCGTTTCTGCGCGTTGTCCCAGCTTGGCATTGCGGGTAGTGCATCCTCATTCACCTTTGCGGCTTTCGGTCGGGAGGCGTCGAAGGTCGCTGTTTGAGGAACGTCTCGTGCTGTTGCGACCGCGCCTCCTCCGTAGTATGAGTTGTTGGCGCCGTGGGGGTAcatcggcggaggaggttggTATTGCTGTTGATACGCAGTCGGCGGCGCTGGTTGGTAGCCTCCTTTTTCCTtcctacctcctcctcgaggTCCGGGACAGCATGCATTGAAGCATGATAGACATCCGCAACAGCATTGAGCGCCGCAGCAGAGGCAACGGGCGCAGCACCAGACGATCGAGAGGACGATGAGCGAGCCGATTATGATGCCGATGATTACTGGCCATTTGCTGGAGGTAAGAGGTCAGAAGTGTATGAGGAGGTTGGAAGTGTGAGGAGAGCAGTACCAGTATGCTTTGGACATGCAACCGTCCCAGGAGGAGAATGTGTTCTTGACGCCATTCACGTTATTGATGCCATTACTGATCGAGTCCATGTTGTCTCGGATGTCCTGTAGTGTCCGTCGAGGAGTGTTGTGTCGGATGCGGACGTGTTATCTCTCTGCCATTCGTCCAGTGTTGGTTCGTCGCCGCGGCCGTGAACAGGAACACGCTCTGTTGGCGCAGATCGCAGGTGCTCAGCGATAGCAATAGCGAGAGTCCAAACAATGTCTCAAGGGTATTCCAGGGCggtcaacaacaacacatcCAAGCGAGAGTGAGAGGTCGTGCGTGTCATGATCGAGGGAGTCCACGACGTGGG contains:
- the GLK1 gene encoding glucokinase; this translates as MALQQAAERVAAEFEYSASDVNRGVTEFIREMDEGLGKSGATMSQIPTYVTAVPNGTEKGLYMAVDLGGTNFRVCSIQLHGNSTFSLTQSKVAIPKELMVAKTSRELFAFLAKQIEAFLKEHHEEHYESHKEKRKGGGDIEQDIFSLGFTFSFPVQQFGINKGTLIRWTKGFDIPDAIGKDVCALLQDEIDRLGLPVRVAALVNDTVGTLMARSYTSPGKTGTLLGAIFGTGTNGAYVEKLSKVTKLDASAAEVDDSTGEMIINTEWGSFDNHLSVLPQTPYDKALDAESVNPGIQMFEKRVSGMFLGEILRRALLALLKDPAVPLFTDENSNQNDVHSTTNVAADSPLYKQWGLDSSFLSIATGDTSAGLKVTRQTLDKDYGVSAASAEDAEAVRLIAAAVGKRAARLSAVAIAAIVIATDKLSKPTDIATDNDANLEVNEDDIVDVGVDGSLVEFYPRFEEYIREALREVEKIGKTGERKVRIGIAKDGSGVGAALIALVADGKGRGE